The Ornithinibacillus sp. 4-3 region TAAAGAGGAACAAGAGAGAATTCTTAAGGAGGAACCAGAAGTACTAGCAGAATGGGATGCAGAATACGGTGATCGTTATACGAAGCTTGTATTTATTGGAACAAATTTAGAAGTAGAATTAATTACGAAAGAATTGGATGAATGTTTACTTACTGATGAAGAAATAAATGATGATTGGGATAAAGTCAGTGATCCTTTTAATTGGCAATTGGAAACAAGATAAACTGATTTCTTTCAAGTCATATTTAGTAAAGAAGATCCTATTAAATGCAGTTTCACTTTACGAATAAACAATCCGTGGGGAATAAAGAGCCTCACGGATTGTGGTTTTTTTGCAGTAATTAGTTTTGAGTCACTAAGGGAAAGAGAGGTATATTTATGGAGGCTTTGCGACTATTTAAGTATTCACGTATTTCTACTTTTATTGTGCTAAATAAGATTGATAAGGTTTTATGGGATGTACAGCCTGAAGGTTATCCAAATACAATCCGCTGGAATGCTGGGCATGTTTATATTACAGCTGAGGATTTTCTCCATGATGCTGATTGTAACTATACGGTTACTAAACCAGAATGGCTAAAATTATTTATTGATGGTACAAGCCCGATGGATTGGAGGAACAAAGAAGTTCCAAGTTCTGAAGAGATTATGCTTGCATTAAAAGAGCAAGAAGAGAGAATTAATATTCATTTTCAAGATAAGTTGAAGCAACAAGCTTCTATTGCTCGAGATGTTAATGGAATGCTATTAGAAACAGTTGATTCTTCTGTACAATTCGTTACTTGGCATGAAGGTATCCACCTTGGCTTCATGAATGGTCTAAATAAACTATTTCAATCAGACTCATCTATCCAAGAGTTGGTTAGAAGTAGATGATTTTATGTGGAAATAGGCTTTAGCAATCCGATTTGGGATTGCTAAAGCCTATTTATTATATCTTAATTGGAGCTCGTTTTATTAATAAATAAATCAATAGCATAATGATAAAGAAAACTAAACAAACAACAGGTAATGCTAATCCTTGTGGTATTTTCTCTAATGCTACAAAGTTATCAAATATTGGTATATCTAGTGTTAATCGGATCATAGTATCTTTTATTATGAAGAGTGCAGCCCCAATGATTATCACGATGATTCCAAGTATGACACCAAGCCGGTAGAACGCTGCGCCAATTAACCAGCCTATGATATAAAACATAAAAATGTTTAAAGCAAATAGCCCTAATGAAAGGAAAAAGCTTGATTCAACACTAACAAATGGTGTGATAATAATACTTTGGACAATATCTCCTATGATATGTCCATCTGTATCAATTTCAATAATTTTAAACGGATTTTCTTCTAGCTCAATATTAGTAAAACGAGTGATGATAAACTGTTCAACTAAGTTGATGAGATAAAATAAAATTGGAATGATAATAGATAAACCTACAGCAGCAAGCATATTACCAAGA contains the following coding sequences:
- a CDS encoding DinB family protein; the protein is MEALRLFKYSRISTFIVLNKIDKVLWDVQPEGYPNTIRWNAGHVYITAEDFLHDADCNYTVTKPEWLKLFIDGTSPMDWRNKEVPSSEEIMLALKEQEERINIHFQDKLKQQASIARDVNGMLLETVDSSVQFVTWHEGIHLGFMNGLNKLFQSDSSIQELVRSR